AGCAATTTCGTCTGTACTGGATAAACTCCTACAGACTTATGTGCGATATCGGTAACTTAGTTACCGGGTGTAGTCAGTGTCAACAGTAAAGTTTGACCTGCAAGATGATTTGGAAGAGCTACAGGCTCGCCTCTATCTTGATACCGGAAAGCGGCTCAGCAAGAAGGAAATCTTGGAACTGGTGTTCAGAATCGGCACTGAGAACTACAAGCGTATTGTTAGTGAAGTACAGGCCGGGGAAGTTCCCCTGACCGATGAGACTATTCAAGAGATTCTCTCCTTGGCCGAGGACTTGGGACCTAACAGTGAGAACCTCTCATCAAGAGTGGATGAAATCGTTTATGGTGGCAGCTGAACGTGGCCGTTATCTTAGACAGCAATGTTATCATTGCATACCTGAACTCACGTGATAAGAATCATACCAGAGCTAAGGACCTCTCACAAAACTGAAGCAACCAGAGTACGGAATGCGTATAACAACTGATTATGTCCTTGATGAGGTGCCTACAGTTGGGTTCACTCAACTGCATGAATCTTCTGTGTTCCACCCTTCTCCTGCTAACCTATTATATTTAATGCTACTTACCACAAACAATGATTTTCAGGCGATAATCTACAAAACATAGGATTCATGTCTTGCTTTTCTCTGGTTCAAGTTTTACTATGTCTTTTTTCAGTGCTAAGTAGAGTAGTATTCCTGCCATGAATCCGTATGCAATATTCAGGACGGTGGATATCAACGCTGTGAATAGCAGCACGGGTATCTCATCCGTTTTCTTTATCTTGAATGCAATCCTGCCAAGTTCGAGTGAGGTTAATAGTAGCATCACACCTATGATGAAGTCGGGAAAAGCTTCGAATATTATTTGAAGACTGTTGGAGAAGAATAATCCAAGGCTTATCTCTATAACGCCCTCAATCAGCATAGATCCTCCAGTTCTCGCACCGAAGAGATATTGCGCCGCCAACCCCCCAGTTCCATGGCATAGTGGCATCCCTCCTATGAAGGGGGTAGTGGTATTTATGGCTCCCATGTTGGCTATCAGCTTCCGGGGAGTGACATCTTTTCTATCGGGGAATAGCTCATGTATAAGGGCTACTGTTGATACCACCGCGTTAGTCAGTGTCAGGAATATCTGAGCTAAGCCTGCATAGAGGAATCCATAGACCATGTCGCCTAGGGAGAAGAGGGTTACCTCTGGTAGTGACAGGCCTATTGTTATCTGTCCTAGATTGAGGTTTCCCGTTACTGTTGCATAGGTGAATCCGAAAACCATCAGGAATATGGCGGATGGGAGGTATCTGCTTCGGAGAAGTAAGAGTCCCAGAGCCAAGACTACCAAAGAAAGAATTAGACTATCTT
The window above is part of the Candidatus Thorarchaeota archaeon genome. Proteins encoded here:
- a CDS encoding putative sulfate/molybdate transporter; its protein translation is MVKFKGFQFSISEFAGSLGDFGTLMPFTVGYIVLCGFKPTGLMLGIGLTNILLGLIYNLPLPVQPQKVIGTVALAEKWPMRRVLGAGFAVGLIWVILSLSERLRDTLEKIPSSIVRGIQLGLAFSLALTAGSMMEDSLILSLVVLALGLLLLRSRYLPSAIFLMVFGFTYATVTGNLNLGQITIGLSLPEVTLFSLGDMVYGFLYAGLAQIFLTLTNAVVSTVALIHELFPDRKDVTPRKLIANMGAINTTTPFIGGMPLCHGTGGLAAQYLFGARTGGSMLIEGVIEISLGLFFSNSLQIIFEAFPDFIIGVMLLLTSLELGRIAFKIKKTDEIPVLLFTALISTVLNIAYGFMAGILLYLALKKDIVKLEPEKSKT